A stretch of Coleofasciculaceae cyanobacterium DNA encodes these proteins:
- a CDS encoding helix-turn-helix transcriptional regulator, producing MTRTTDGLKIIDAMIGDDEKLREMCEQATVNAHVAQLIYDARNSAGLSQQKLAEMIGTTQSVISRLEDADYEGHSLSMLSRVAQALNRQVKIELIPIDSKVA from the coding sequence ATGACTAGGACAACTGACGGACTAAAAATTATTGATGCCATGATTGGCGATGATGAGAAACTACGGGAGATGTGTGAGCAGGCAACGGTGAATGCTCATGTTGCTCAGTTGATTTATGATGCCCGCAATTCAGCAGGATTAAGTCAGCAGAAATTAGCTGAGATGATTGGAACAACTCAATCGGTAATTTCTCGTTTGGAGGATGCAGATTACGAGGGGCATTCCCTCTCAATGTTAAGCCGTGTAGCTCAAGCTCTCAATCGCCAGGTAAAGATTGAGCTCATACCTATTGATTCTAAGGTTGCATAA
- a CDS encoding type II toxin-antitoxin system RelE/ParE family toxin, with protein sequence MRQLENMGYELRRPSADYLQDGIYELRAKHRNIQYRILYFFNGKNIAVLHHSIIKKSSAVPKNEIELAIKRKEKFEQNPEQHTYQGETIDD encoded by the coding sequence ATTCGTCAGCTTGAAAATATGGGTTATGAACTGCGCCGACCTTCAGCAGATTATCTACAGGATGGCATTTATGAGCTTCGAGCTAAACATCGCAATATCCAGTATCGAATTTTGTATTTTTTTAATGGCAAAAATATTGCTGTGCTTCATCACTCAATTATTAAAAAGAGTTCGGCTGTACCAAAAAATGAGATTGAGCTTGCAATCAAGAGAAAAGAAAAGTTTGAGCAGAATCCTGAACAACATACTTATCAAGGAGAGACAATAGATGACTAG
- a CDS encoding type II toxin-antitoxin system VapC family toxin gives MSGNRYLLDTNAIIALLQRDLSLVELLQSAEWIGISVISQLEFLAFSGLTESDIRLFHQFLQQIEVLNLSSQDRSLIEQIISIRQQYHFKLPDAIVAAMAKANSAKLVTRDVQLDRVVGLIIVNW, from the coding sequence ATGAGTGGTAATCGTTATCTCCTAGATACTAATGCTATTATCGCCTTGCTACAGAGAGATCTTAGCTTAGTTGAATTACTTCAAAGTGCAGAATGGATCGGGATTTCTGTAATCAGCCAGCTAGAATTTTTGGCCTTCTCTGGCTTAACGGAATCTGATATCAGGCTTTTCCACCAGTTTTTACAACAAATAGAAGTACTTAATTTATCTAGTCAAGATCGATCGCTAATCGAGCAAATCATTTCAATTCGCCAACAATATCACTTTAAACTACCAGATGCGATCGTCGCTGCCATGGCAAAAGCAAACTCAGCGAAGCTAGTTACTCGCGATGTTCAATTAGATAGAGTCGTCGGTCTAATAATTGTTAATTGGTAG
- a CDS encoding transposase: MKTYRFKLYQHKRNRHLHRTINVAGNIYNHCIALHKRYYRAFGKYLNKNKLMKHIAKLRNKNEYWKLIGSQGVQDIVQRIDRAYQLFFKHHSKGVRPPNFRKRIKYKSITLKQAGYKFLDVNQLRIGKRVFKYCSSRDIEGKIKTITIKRNPLGELFVFVVTDYIDSQVGITTGNNAGFDFGCKVFLTCSNNTEIHSPLFLKQSLKELKLAGKNHSRKKKRSNNREKARKHLVRVHEKVVNRRRDWFWKLALELTNKFDYLFFETLNLKGMQRLWGRQISDLAFAEFLKILDFVATKKGKIVSYIDRWYPSTKTCHKCDYVLDKIELKERYWVCPGCSTKHGRDSNASQVIQKVGASTLGLGDVRHLQDAIAV; encoded by the coding sequence ATGAAGACTTATAGATTCAAGCTATATCAACATAAACGGAATAGGCATTTGCATCGCACGATAAATGTAGCGGGAAATATTTATAACCACTGCATAGCTTTGCACAAACGCTATTATCGCGCTTTTGGTAAGTATTTGAACAAAAATAAGTTAATGAAACACATAGCCAAACTCAGAAACAAAAATGAGTATTGGAAGCTTATAGGTTCGCAAGGCGTTCAAGACATAGTGCAGCGCATAGACCGAGCCTATCAATTGTTTTTTAAACATCATTCCAAAGGGGTAAGACCACCAAACTTTAGAAAAAGAATTAAGTACAAATCAATAACTTTAAAACAAGCTGGCTACAAATTTTTAGATGTTAATCAGTTAAGAATAGGCAAAAGAGTATTTAAATATTGTTCGAGTAGAGACATAGAAGGAAAAATCAAAACCATCACTATTAAACGCAATCCTTTAGGGGAATTGTTCGTTTTTGTAGTAACAGATTATATAGACAGTCAAGTTGGAATAACGACAGGTAACAACGCGGGTTTTGACTTTGGATGTAAGGTTTTTCTGACTTGCTCTAACAACACTGAAATACATTCACCACTATTCTTAAAACAGTCTTTAAAAGAATTAAAATTGGCTGGCAAAAATCATTCTCGGAAAAAGAAACGTTCTAATAACCGAGAAAAAGCTCGGAAACATTTAGTTAGAGTTCACGAAAAAGTAGTCAATCGTCGTCGTGACTGGTTTTGGAAACTAGCACTTGAGTTGACTAATAAATTCGACTACTTGTTTTTCGAGACACTTAATCTGAAAGGAATGCAGCGTTTGTGGGGTCGCCAGATTAGTGACTTAGCGTTCGCTGAATTTCTCAAGATACTAGATTTTGTAGCAACCAAGAAAGGGAAAATAGTTAGCTACATAGACCGCTGGTATCCGAGTACTAAAACTTGTCACAAATGCGATTATGTTTTAGATAAAATTGAGCTAAAAGAACGTTATTGGGTATGCCCTGGATGCTCTACCAAGCATGGGCGTGACTCAAATGCTAGCCAAGTGATTCAAAAGGTTGGGGCTTCAACCTTGGGGCTAGGCGATGTCAGACATCTTCAAGATGCAATTGCTGTTTAA